A window of Chloroflexota bacterium contains these coding sequences:
- a CDS encoding ribonuclease H-like domain-containing protein, with amino-acid sequence MSTSTAPTLIFDLETQLLSDDVGGWSNIAKMKLACAVTYNLTSGEFTDYLEADVDKLLADLRTAGLVVGFNTRRFDYEVLRPYAGKPLQLPTLDMLENIYQTLGFRLSLDSVAAATLNHSKSADGLQAVAWFKAGQVEKVLDYCRQDVQVTRELYDYGQQHKHLKYRDKFGRVKTVAVKW; translated from the coding sequence ATGTCCACTTCAACCGCTCCCACCCTCATCTTCGACCTTGAAACCCAGCTTCTCTCCGACGACGTGGGCGGCTGGAGCAACATCGCCAAAATGAAGCTGGCCTGCGCGGTGACGTATAACCTGACCAGCGGCGAATTTACCGACTATCTCGAAGCCGACGTGGACAAACTGCTGGCCGACTTGCGCACCGCCGGCCTGGTAGTGGGCTTCAACACCCGCCGCTTCGATTATGAAGTCCTGCGGCCTTACGCCGGGAAACCGCTTCAACTGCCCACCCTCGACATGCTGGAGAACATTTATCAAACGCTGGGCTTCCGGCTCTCGCTCGATTCGGTGGCCGCCGCCACCCTCAATCACAGCAAAAGCGCCGACGGCCTGCAAGCTGTAGCCTGGTTCAAGGCCGGGCAGGTGGAGAAGGTGCTCGATTACTGCCGCCAGGACGTGCAAGTGACTCGCGAGTTGTACGACTACGGCCAACAACACAAGCACCTCAAATACCGCGACAAGTTCGGGCGGGTGAAGACCGTGGCGGTCAAATGGTAG